From bacterium:
GATGTTTTAAGTGAAGGGTAGCAATGCCGCCCCTCACTATTAATTATACATATTAATTAGATTTATTAAAAAATAGGGCTGAATTGATTAAAGCAGAACTTTTTTAGCAGCTGCTTAGTAATAAGTATCATGAAGTTCATTCAAAATCCAATATTTTTTAGTTCTTTTGATGTGGATTTTTTCTGTTTAAGTCAGCAGGTAATTAAAAAAAACGGGGTTGAATTGATGGATTTTGAACTTTTATTCTGCAAAGTAGTGCATAAATTTTAGTAGCTTGAAAACAGACAGTACCTGTACTATAATATGTACAGGTACAATAAACAGTACAGGAGAAAAATAACAATGGAAGCAATTTCATATACTTCTTTTAGGGCAAACTTAGCAAAAAAAATGAAAGAAATTTGCGATAATCATCTTGGAATTATAGTAACAAGAAAAGACAAAGAATCTGTTGTTGTTTTTTCACTGGAAGATTATCAGGCATTAGAGGAAACCGCTTACCTCTTAAAAAGCCCAAAAAACGCAAAAGAATTAATGGAATCTATCGAAGAATTTGAAAAGGGAGATGTTGTTGAAATGGAACTTTTCGAAAATTATGAAGATTAAGTTCACTCAAAAAGCCCAAAAGCAATATGAATACTGGAAAGAAAATGACTTAAAAATTCTTAAAAAAATTAATGAGCTTATTAAAGATATTCAAAAAACACCGTTTGAAGGTTTAGGTAAACCTGAATCACTTAAGTTTAATCTTAACGGGTTCTGGTCAAGAAGAATAAATTATGAACACAGATTAGTTTATAAAATTGAGGATGAATCCATAATTATTCTTCAGTGCAGATATCATTACTAAATGCAGTATTAACAAGGCGAGAACTTTTATTCTACAAAATGTTGTATAAATAATTATAATTTATTTGCTAATTTTATTTCCAGTATCTTATTTTATGATTTTTAGCATTTACAGATTTTCTCTTAAAATTGCAAGTCCACGTTTAACTTTATCACCAATCATACCAGGAAACTCATCAATAGAAGGTAAATTACAACCAGTTAAAAGGCAAGAACTATGAGCCTTTTTAGAATGTTTTAAACTAGCAGCTACACGACCAGCTTTTTCTCCTATATCAAGAACAAATTCATCATTATGTCCATCATTTGCCAAGTTATTAACAAGAGTATTTATAGTTTTCCTACCTTTTTTTGAAAATATTTCTAATTCCTCTCTATTAACAGGAGTTACGCAAAGTAATTTAAAATATTAAAAATAAAGAATCCTGAC
This genomic window contains:
- a CDS encoding Txe/YoeB family addiction module toxin yields the protein MKIKFTQKAQKQYEYWKENDLKILKKINELIKDIQKTPFEGLGKPESLKFNLNGFWSRRINYEHRLVYKIEDESIIILQCRYHY
- a CDS encoding type II toxin-antitoxin system prevent-host-death family antitoxin, which translates into the protein MEAISYTSFRANLAKKMKEICDNHLGIIVTRKDKESVVVFSLEDYQALEETAYLLKSPKNAKELMESIEEFEKGDVVEMELFENYED